A genomic window from Megalobrama amblycephala isolate DHTTF-2021 linkage group LG2, ASM1881202v1, whole genome shotgun sequence includes:
- the LOC125262360 gene encoding acetyl-coenzyme A thioesterase gives MDQNWSKRVLDTDGSHEKGRRNGSGPVAVQMCQSILPCHANHQGELGAGQLLKWIDTIACLAAERHAGIACVTASMDDIQFEETVRVGQVINIKARVNRAFNTSMEVGIYVTVQEVLSGVTKRVCVAFSTFVAKPTGTQKVSLRPLDVQGSVEEMLEHSLASERRRLRLYNEEAFKNLMKDYYNLQDKGLCSRKPKAPVVSTELTRVESIELVLPPHANHHGNTFGGQIMAWMENVATVAASRLCGYYPSLGAVDMFHFRGPSSVGDRLVFKAMVNNAFQTSVEVGVRVEAYNCEEWNEGTPRHINSASMIYYIPGRDGERQTFPDVTYTTLDGERRFLGAIVRKRIRMARKHILYSRDEGPISVPWDRSNQVYLGYNNVAALTVLAGKRGWEASNINDKVGVYVHEEADMLCLKVEMEVKTTAFHAFSLLSDLRLRPQWDKNYLSCEEVEKADEEETIYHIKCATVNGGKSRDFVFLLSKRQPCKNGDPYVIALRSVTVATVPPEENSIRSEAICAGFLVHEMGYSTCKVSYYNQVTSGVLPYVEGNLAGWSKSMEETAMSCISFLERDVLTTVF, from the exons ATGGATCAGAACTGGTCAAAAAGAGTGTTAGATACGGACGGATCCCATGAGAAAGGACGGAGGAATGGGTCTGGCCCGGTAGCAGTGCAGATGTGCCAGTCCATCCTGCCCTGCCATGCCAACCACCAGGGAGAACTGGGTGCAGGACAGCTGCTGAAGTGGATAGACACCATCGCCTGTCTGGCAG CTGAAAGACATGCAGGAATTGCGTGTGTAACGGCTTCCATGGATGATATCCAGTTTGAAGAGACTGTAAG GGTTGGGCAGGTTATCAATATAAAAGCCAGAGTTAACAGGGCTTTCAACACGAGTATGGAG GTGGGCATCTATGTAACAGTACAGGAGGTGCTCAGCGGGGTCACGAAGAGGGTTTGTGTGGCCTTCTCCACATTCGTCGCCAAACCGACGGGAACACAAAAG GTGTCTTTGAGACCCTTGGATGTTCAGGGCTCCGTAGAGGAAATGCTGGAACACTCACTAGCTTCAGAGAGACGACGGCTCCGTCTCTACAATGAAGAGGCCTTCAAGAACCTCATGAAGGACTATTACAACCTCCAAGACAAGG GACTGTGCAGCAGGAAACCCAAGGCACCCGTGGTGTCGACCGAGCTCACGCGGGTTGAGAGCATCGAGCTGGTCCTGCCGCCACACGCCAATCACCATGGAAACACGTTTGGAGGACAGATCATGGCCTGGATGGAGAACGTGGCTACAGTTGCAGCCAG tCGTTTGTGTGGCTACTATCCTTCTCTCGGAGCTGTGGACATGTTCCACTTCCGAGGTCCGTCCAGTGTCGGCGACAGACTGGTGTTCAAAGCCATGGTCAATAATGCCTTCCAGACCAG TGTGGAGGTGGGTGTTCGGGTGGAGGCGTATAACTGTGAGGAGTGGAATGAGGGGACACCAAGACACATCAACAGCGCCTCCATGATTTATTACATTCCAGGACGTGATGGTGAGCGACAGACTTTTCCTGATGTCACCTACACAACTCTT GATGGAGAAAGACGATTTCTCGGTGCTATTGTCAGGAAGAGAATTCGCATGGCCAG AAAACACATTCTGTACTCAAGAGATGAGGGACCAATATCCGTGCCTTGGGACAGAAGTAATCAG gtgtatttgggGTATAACAACGTGGCAGCTCTCACAGTCTTAGCTGGAAAACGGGGCTGGGAGGCCAGTAACATCAACGATAAG GTAGGAGTTTACGTGCACGAGGAAGCAGATATGCTGTGTTTAAAAGTTGAGATGGAGGTCAAAACGACGGCTTTTCATGCTTTCTCGCTGCTCTCCGACCTGCGGTTACGGCCACAGTGGGACAAAAACTATCT GAGCTGTGAAGAGGTGGAGAAAGCAGATGAGGAGGAAACCATATATCACATTAAATGCGCCACAGTTAACGGAGGCAAAAGTCGGGATTTCGTGTTCCTGTTGTCTAAAAGGCAACCCTGCAAAAATGG AGACCCTTATGTCATAGCGCTCCGCTCCGTCACCGTGGCAACAGTTCCACCTGAGGAGAACTCCATTCGGAGCGAAGCTATATGCGCAGGATTCCTCGTTCACGAAATGGGCTATTCAACCTGCAAG GTGTCCTACTACAACCAGGTGACCTCTGGAGTGCTGCCCTATGTGGAGGGAAACTTAGCGGGCTGGTCCAAATCTATGGAAGAGACGGCAATGTCCTGCATTTCTTTTCTGGAGAGAGATGTGCTTACCACAGTGTTCTGA